The region TCACCCAGGCGCTGGCCCGCCGCGTCCAGGAGCTCAGCGCGGCGCTGCTCGAGGCGCTCTACGAGCCGGTCGACCGCCGGGTGATGGCCCGCCTCGTCGACCTGTCGCACACCTACGCCGCGCCGGCCGGGCCGACGCGCTCCGCTTCCGCGACGTCCGTTGGCGCGCCCGCCGGCCCCGCGCCCGGCGCGCCTAGCCGCGTCGTCGTGCCGATCACCCAGGACGACCTGGCGGGCATGGCCGGCACCACCCGGCCGACGACCAACCAGGTGCTGCAGCGGCTGGCCGACGACGGCGTGCTCACCCTCGGCCGCGGCCGGATCGAGCTGCGCGACGTGGCCGCCCTGCGCCGCCGCCTCGACCTCGGCTGACCATCGGCTGACCCGCGGCTGGCGGCCTCCACCCGCGCAGGTGGCCGCGACAGACATGGACAAGTGTTGACTTGACGCTCTATGAGCTCACGCGCATGGTGAAGCAGGGGTCGATCAAGGGGGTCGAGACGCGCATGCCCGCGAACGACAGCGCGCCGGGACGATCGGGGGGCGACCCGCCGACGGACGGCTCCCCGGCCGGGTCCGCCGGCGACGGTGCGTCGCGACGGCTGTTGGGGCGACGCCGCAACGGCCGCTACGACCCGCGGATCCTCGACCGGTCGGTCATCGCCATCCCGCTGCTCGACGACATCGACGACGCGCTGGAGGAGGCGCCGACGGAGACCATGCCG is a window of Actinomycetes bacterium DNA encoding:
- a CDS encoding Crp/Fnr family transcriptional regulator, with the protein product MTAPRVEPRLLEPLTAAARADVLAAAVDKRFRRGETLVREGEPGESLHLVRAGRLAVRVSTSDGATATLTVMSAGDSFGELALLGDHVRTATVVALEPSETLVLTRSAFDALRRSHPAVERVLTQALARRVQELSAALLEALYEPVDRRVMARLVDLSHTYAAPAGPTRSASATSVGAPAGPAPGAPSRVVVPITQDDLAGMAGTTRPTTNQVLQRLADDGVLTLGRGRIELRDVAALRRRLDLG